Proteins found in one Bombus terrestris chromosome 1, iyBomTerr1.2, whole genome shotgun sequence genomic segment:
- the LOC100642911 gene encoding cysteine-rich hydrophobic domain-containing protein 2: MADFDAIYEEEEENEQNLEEQYVKMVPDPIVIRGAGNMTVFGLSNRFDSEFPNGLVSRIAPEEFKATIMRINSVLKKTLPVNVKWLFCGCVCCCCTLGCSLWPVICLSKRTQHSLNKLLEWENSRLYHTLGLHWRLAKQRCDTSSMMEYVLLIEFIPKIPIYKPD, encoded by the exons ATGGCAGATTTCGATGCAATttatgaagaagaagaagaaaatgaacaaaatttggAGGAACAGTACGTGAAAATGGTGCCAGATCCTATAGTTATTCGCGGAGCTGGCAATATGACTGT aTTTGGACTTAGTAATCGTTTTGATTCAGAATTTCCAAATGGCTTGGTGTCTCGTATTGCTCCAGAAGAATTTAAAGCAACTATTATGAGAATAAACAGTGTACTGAAAAAAACATTACCAGTTAATGTTAAGTGGTTATTTTGTGGTTGCGTTTGTTGTTGTTGTACATTAGGATGTTCTCTTTGGCCTGTTATATGTTTGAGTAAAAGG acacaacattctttaaataaattattagagtGGGAGAATAGTAGGCTATATCACACACTTGGATTACATTGGAGATTAGCAAAACAAAGATGTGACACTTCATCCATGATGGAATAT GttcttttaattgaatttattccAAAGATACCCATATATAAACCTGACTAA
- the LOC100642190 gene encoding sorbin and SH3 domain-containing protein 1 homolog isoform X2 has protein sequence MRIPTRSAPRPPINPNSTAQRNIIWNSTNNVFGSSLMQQPNQKKKPPPRPPPPKFNQNYSQTQKEKLKRPVRPTELLTNLFGRKKSEHSSITQLNSQIHTTILQSENTNGPICLIDFSPPGSPTFTTRSSSDGVSIDSFGSDGNSNPSAFTSSGNTSQTESAFEDDFDFFVISNKKASQNDPWKMNSITDPFGPLEITNRNTLQSVKHVGDASFFAFNTNNHTNNQASFNQTSLKSTQSMPTIIRAKPPKPPAPKVLQTKIQQKINNIEIDSRCSNKIVPSAKSMTLDLSNSWQNDSKDNPSPPMPTIPPPAPPLEYLAEINNDLPVSNEEPYGIALYDFPLIHADDLPFKQGDIIYLIRKINEDWMEGRVGNQQGIFPINFIDIKIPLPGVPDNIVTAIYPFKGETPEDLVFDEGEKITVLSRISQDWLYGECKDRKGQFPVNYVNRIPCNLPLHMEN, from the exons ATGCGAATTCCTACACGTTCTGCCCCTCGTCCACCGATTAATCCAAATTCGACGGCACAAAGAAACATTATTTGGAATAGCAC AAACAATGTTTTTGGATCTTCGTTAATGCAACAACCTAATCAGAAGAAAAAGCCACCACCTCGGCCACCACCGccaaaatttaatcaaaattactCGCAAACACAAAAGGAAAAGTTAAAAAGGCCA GTAAGACCTACAGAACTTTTGACTAATCTTTTcggaagaaagaaaagcgaaCATTCAAGCATAACACAGTTAAATAGTCAAATACACACTACAATATTACAATCAGAAAACACAAATGGACCAATTTGTTTAATAGATTTTAGTCCACCTGGATCTCCAACATTTACGACTCGATCAAGTAGTGACGGTGTTAGCATTGATAGCTTTGGCAGTGATGGAAACTCAAATCCATCTGCATTTACAAGTAGTGGGAACACATCTCAAACAGAAAGTGCCTTTGAAGATGATTTtgatttttttgtaatatctaaTAAAAAAGCATCACAAAATGATCCATGGAAAATGAATTCAATAACAGATCCATTTGGACCATTGGAAATAACTAATCGTAATACATTACAATCTGTAAAACATGTGGGGGATGCAAGCTTTTTCGcttttaatacaaataatcaTACAAATAACCAAGCATCTTTCAATCAAACATCTTTGAAAAGTACTCAATCAATGCCAACTATAATTCGCGCGAAACCACCCAAACCCCCAGCTCCAAAAGTTTTACAAACGAAAATACAGCAAAAGATTAATAACATCGAAATTGACTCAAGATGTTCAAACAAAATAGTGCCTTCTGCTAAATCAATGACATTAGATTTATCTAATTCATGGCAAAATGATTCTAAAGATAACCCTTCACCTCCGATGCCCACAATACCACCACCTGCACCACCTCTGGAATATTTAGCAGAAATAAATAACGATCTTCCA GTCAGCAATGAAGAACCTTACGGCATTGCTCTATATGATTTTCCATTAATACATGCGGACGATTTGCCTTTCAAGCAAggtgatataatatatttaattagaaaaattaatgaaGATTGGATGGAGGGTAGAGTAGGAAATCAACAAGGAATATTTCctattaattttattgatataaaaataccaTTGCCTGGTGTCCCAGACAATATAGTTACCGCTATCTACCCTTTTAAAGGTGAAACACCAGAAGATTTAGTATTTGAT GAAGGAGAAAAAATTACAGTTTTATCGAGGATATCACAAGATTGGTTATATGGTGAGTGTAAAGATCGAAAAGGACAATTTCCGGTAAATTACGTAAATAGAATCCCATGTAATCTTCCTTTACACATGGAAAATTAA
- the LOC100648617 gene encoding FMRFamide peptide receptor frpr-18 — MVSLTNINLQSMLMLNVLLQSIESTEISVKDEVSSYIKGNLTCPLPITTLDFLYNFSQSDLEIVWPCEIRFYWLSLQPFVKFVRFLLGYITPFIIMLGVMLNTISFVILSTPILCESNLSLYLKALALSDNGALVFNYAVGIAKSHFIFVNNLFMASRFLCSLNSITMEFFQFTSTWLVVVLTWTRVFAIMFPFGIYGHYNNSSGTITITILICVSFIISLTKLYSGGYETDSVFEFIPCQKKIKPWGSAMYFYIALSTWLPLLFIFIGNILLIILMKKTEKIHCQLTQNFRHKTNKVHHIFRILFVISTVYLVLLLPLGIVETLELYWDVILIKFPSTEMKRKAEYIHWLKEKMLLKWCRGLCFHIYHWNFAINFFLYCLTGEKFRNVVIQTLKRYKIVIFSIFSKHINKCILCSKYPTHLKPAQSPNVLLIRAITLGEHPTSGSVSAQNNSTTIANT; from the exons atgGTTTCACTTACCAATATAAATCTGCAATCCATGTTAATGTTAAATGTATTGCTACAATCAATAGAGTCTACTGAAATTTCAGTAAAAGATGAAGTCAG tTCTTACATTAAAGGAAATTTAACATGCCCATTACCAATAACAACTTTGGATTTTCTCTACAATTTTTCACAATCCGATTTAGAAATTGTATGGCCTTGTGAAATCCGTTTTTACTGGTTATCATTACAACCATTTGTTAAATTTGTACGCTTTTTACTTGGCTACATAACACCATTTATTATAATGCTCG gtgtaatgttaaatactatttcttttgtaatattAAGTACACCTATACTTTGTGAATCAAATTTGTCACTTTATTTAAAGGCACTTGCCTTATCTGATAATGGAGCATTAGTATTTAATTATGCTGTAGGTATTGCAAAGTcacattttatatttgttaataatCTTTTCATG GCTAGTAGATTTCTATGCAGTTTGAATTCTATTACTATGGAATTCTTTCAATTTACATCTACTTGGCTAGTTGTAGTTCTCACATGGACACGAGTATTTGCTATAATGTTTCCTTTTGGAATATATGGTCATTATAACAATTCTTCGGGAACAATAACTATTACTATTTTGATATGTGTCAGCTTTATAATATCATTAACAAAATTGTATTCAGGag GCTATGAAACAGACAGTGTTTTTGAATTTATACCATgccaaaagaaaataaaaccatGGGGTAGtgctatgtatttttatattgcattatCAACTTGGTTACCTTTACTTTTCatatttattggaaatattttactGATTATACTCATGAAAAAAACTGAAAAAATTCACTGTCAGTTAACTc aaaatttCAGACATAAAACAAACAAAGTACAtcatatttttagaatattatttgtaatatcaacagtttatttagtattactaTTACCCCTTGGTATAGTTGAAACTTTGGAACTTTATTGGGATGTCATTTTGATTAAATTTCCCAGTACTGAGATGAAAAGAAAAGCGGAATATATACACTG gttaaaagaaaaaatgttattaaaatggTGCCGCGGTTTATGCTTTCATATATATCATTGGAATTttgcaattaatttctttttatattgtcTGACAGGTGAAAAATTTAGAAACGTAGTCATACAGACattaaaacgatataaaattgtaatctttTCAATCTTTTCTAAACATATCAACAAATGTATATTGTGTTCAAAATATCCTACACATTTAAAACCCGCACAATCTCCGAACGTATTACTAATAAGAGCTATCACGCTTGGTGAACACCCTACCTCTGGAAGTGTTTCTGCGCAAAATAATAGTACCACTATTGCAAACACTTAA
- the LOC100642190 gene encoding uncharacterized protein LOC100642190 isoform X1 yields the protein MAANVKTEMRIPTRSAPRPPINPNSTAQRNIIWNSTNNVFGSSLMQQPNQKKKPPPRPPPPKFNQNYSQTQKEKLKRPVRPTELLTNLFGRKKSEHSSITQLNSQIHTTILQSENTNGPICLIDFSPPGSPTFTTRSSSDGVSIDSFGSDGNSNPSAFTSSGNTSQTESAFEDDFDFFVISNKKASQNDPWKMNSITDPFGPLEITNRNTLQSVKHVGDASFFAFNTNNHTNNQASFNQTSLKSTQSMPTIIRAKPPKPPAPKVLQTKIQQKINNIEIDSRCSNKIVPSAKSMTLDLSNSWQNDSKDNPSPPMPTIPPPAPPLEYLAEINNDLPVSNEEPYGIALYDFPLIHADDLPFKQGDIIYLIRKINEDWMEGRVGNQQGIFPINFIDIKIPLPGVPDNIVTAIYPFKGETPEDLVFDEGEKITVLSRISQDWLYGECKDRKGQFPVNYVNRIPCNLPLHMEN from the exons ATGGCTGCAAACGTAAAAACAG AAATGCGAATTCCTACACGTTCTGCCCCTCGTCCACCGATTAATCCAAATTCGACGGCACAAAGAAACATTATTTGGAATAGCAC AAACAATGTTTTTGGATCTTCGTTAATGCAACAACCTAATCAGAAGAAAAAGCCACCACCTCGGCCACCACCGccaaaatttaatcaaaattactCGCAAACACAAAAGGAAAAGTTAAAAAGGCCA GTAAGACCTACAGAACTTTTGACTAATCTTTTcggaagaaagaaaagcgaaCATTCAAGCATAACACAGTTAAATAGTCAAATACACACTACAATATTACAATCAGAAAACACAAATGGACCAATTTGTTTAATAGATTTTAGTCCACCTGGATCTCCAACATTTACGACTCGATCAAGTAGTGACGGTGTTAGCATTGATAGCTTTGGCAGTGATGGAAACTCAAATCCATCTGCATTTACAAGTAGTGGGAACACATCTCAAACAGAAAGTGCCTTTGAAGATGATTTtgatttttttgtaatatctaaTAAAAAAGCATCACAAAATGATCCATGGAAAATGAATTCAATAACAGATCCATTTGGACCATTGGAAATAACTAATCGTAATACATTACAATCTGTAAAACATGTGGGGGATGCAAGCTTTTTCGcttttaatacaaataatcaTACAAATAACCAAGCATCTTTCAATCAAACATCTTTGAAAAGTACTCAATCAATGCCAACTATAATTCGCGCGAAACCACCCAAACCCCCAGCTCCAAAAGTTTTACAAACGAAAATACAGCAAAAGATTAATAACATCGAAATTGACTCAAGATGTTCAAACAAAATAGTGCCTTCTGCTAAATCAATGACATTAGATTTATCTAATTCATGGCAAAATGATTCTAAAGATAACCCTTCACCTCCGATGCCCACAATACCACCACCTGCACCACCTCTGGAATATTTAGCAGAAATAAATAACGATCTTCCA GTCAGCAATGAAGAACCTTACGGCATTGCTCTATATGATTTTCCATTAATACATGCGGACGATTTGCCTTTCAAGCAAggtgatataatatatttaattagaaaaattaatgaaGATTGGATGGAGGGTAGAGTAGGAAATCAACAAGGAATATTTCctattaattttattgatataaaaataccaTTGCCTGGTGTCCCAGACAATATAGTTACCGCTATCTACCCTTTTAAAGGTGAAACACCAGAAGATTTAGTATTTGAT GAAGGAGAAAAAATTACAGTTTTATCGAGGATATCACAAGATTGGTTATATGGTGAGTGTAAAGATCGAAAAGGACAATTTCCGGTAAATTACGTAAATAGAATCCCATGTAATCTTCCTTTACACATGGAAAATTAA